A portion of the Salmo trutta chromosome 1, fSalTru1.1, whole genome shotgun sequence genome contains these proteins:
- the pam16 gene encoding mitochondrial import inner membrane translocase subunit tim16 isoform X1 produces MAKYLAQIIVMGAQVVGRAFARALRQEYAASQAAAEARGRAGQQSAAASSLTGMTLQEAQQILNIATLTPEELQKNYEHLFKVNDKAVGGSFYLQSKVVRAKERLDEELSIQTQDSQPKPSEQKQQTPES; encoded by the exons ATG GCTAAATATCTTGCGCAGATCATTGTCATGGGGGCGCAGGTGGTAGGACGGGCGTTTGCACGTGCATTGCGGCAAGAATATGCAG cCAGTCAAGCTGCAGCGGAGGCCAGGGGCCGTGCCGGCCAGCAGTCAGCAGCAGCCTCTAGTCTCACTGGGATGACCTTACAGGAGGCCCAGCAGATCCTCAATATCGCCACGCTCACCCCTGAGGAGCTCCAGAAG AACTATGAACACCTTTTTAAAGTCAACGACAAGGCAGTGGGCGGCTCCTTCTATCTACAGTCCAAG GTGGTGAGAGCGAAGGAGCGTCTAGATGAGGAGCTCTCTATTCAGACACAGGACAGTCAACCCAAACCCTCAGAGCAGAAGCAACAGACTCCAGAATCATGA
- the pam16 gene encoding mitochondrial import inner membrane translocase subunit tim16 isoform X2, with product MAKYLAQIIVMGAQVVGRAFARALRQEYAASQAAAEARGRAGQQSAAASSLTGMTLQEAQQILNIATLTPEELQKNYEHLFKVNDKAVGGSFYLQSKYDSISVRASAY from the exons ATG GCTAAATATCTTGCGCAGATCATTGTCATGGGGGCGCAGGTGGTAGGACGGGCGTTTGCACGTGCATTGCGGCAAGAATATGCAG cCAGTCAAGCTGCAGCGGAGGCCAGGGGCCGTGCCGGCCAGCAGTCAGCAGCAGCCTCTAGTCTCACTGGGATGACCTTACAGGAGGCCCAGCAGATCCTCAATATCGCCACGCTCACCCCTGAGGAGCTCCAGAAG AACTATGAACACCTTTTTAAAGTCAACGACAAGGCAGTGGGCGGCTCCTTCTATCTACAGTCCAAG TATGACTCCATCTCTGTGAGAGCCAGTGCTTACTAG